One window from the genome of Actinoplanes teichomyceticus ATCC 31121 encodes:
- a CDS encoding signal peptidase I, whose protein sequence is MRRALPAARQRALPAARQRALPPARQRALPPARQRALPPARQRALPAARQRALPPARQRALPPARQRALPAAVGALALTALVALLSGWSLSVVISGSMRPAVEAGDVVITAPLTGQRIRAGSVIRFRSPDRPGRAVLHRVARVAPDGRLITKGDANAVADATPVPAGAVTGVGRLRIRYAGLPVLWWRRGGGPRLAALAGVPAALIVLVGAGWRPGRPATRSRVR, encoded by the coding sequence GTGCGGCGGGCACTGCCCGCGGCCCGGCAACGGGCACTGCCCGCGGCCCGGCAACGGGCACTGCCCCCGGCCCGGCAACGGGCACTGCCCCCGGCCCGGCAACGGGCACTGCCCCCGGCCCGGCAACGGGCACTGCCCGCGGCCCGGCAACGGGCACTGCCCCCGGCCCGGCAACGGGCACTGCCCCCGGCCCGGCAACGGGCACTGCCCGCGGCCGTCGGCGCGCTGGCGCTCACCGCCCTGGTCGCGCTGCTGTCGGGGTGGTCGTTGTCGGTCGTGATCAGCGGGTCGATGCGCCCGGCCGTCGAGGCCGGCGACGTGGTGATCACCGCGCCGCTGACCGGGCAGCGGATCCGGGCCGGGTCGGTGATCCGGTTCCGGAGTCCGGACCGGCCGGGGCGGGCGGTGCTGCACCGGGTCGCCCGGGTCGCGCCGGACGGCCGGCTGATCACCAAGGGCGACGCGAACGCGGTGGCGGATGCCACCCCGGTCCCGGCGGGCGCGGTGACCGGCGTGGGCCGGCTGCGGATCCGGTACGCCGGATTGCCGGTGCTGTGGTGGCGCCGGGGCGGCGGCCCGCGGCTGGCGGCGCTGGCCGGGGTGCCGGCAGCGCTGATCGTGCTGGTCGGGGCCGGGTGGCGACCGGGACGACCGGCCACCCGATCGCGCGTGCGGTGA
- a CDS encoding beta-ketoacyl-ACP reductase, translating into MPRTVLVTGGNRGIGLAIARAFAEQGDRVAITHRGSGAPDGLFGVQCDITDSAAVDAAFGTVENELGPVEVLVANAGITDDTLLLRMSEEQFERVLDTNLTGAFRVAKRASAKMLRNKWGRLIFISSVIGLYGGPGQVNYAASKAGLVGMARSITRELGSRNITANVVAPGFIETEMTDVLPESRKAEIIKAVPAGRLATPDEVAAAVTFLASDSAAYISGAVLPVDGGLGMGH; encoded by the coding sequence GTGCCTCGCACCGTGTTGGTGACCGGCGGAAACCGCGGCATCGGCCTGGCCATCGCCCGGGCGTTCGCCGAACAGGGCGACCGGGTGGCGATCACCCACCGCGGCTCGGGCGCCCCCGACGGCCTGTTCGGCGTGCAGTGCGACATCACCGACTCGGCGGCGGTCGACGCCGCGTTCGGCACCGTGGAGAACGAGCTCGGCCCGGTCGAGGTCCTGGTCGCCAACGCCGGCATCACCGACGACACGCTGCTGCTGCGGATGAGCGAGGAGCAGTTCGAGCGGGTCCTGGACACGAACCTGACCGGCGCGTTCCGGGTCGCCAAGCGGGCCAGCGCCAAGATGCTGCGCAACAAGTGGGGCCGGTTGATCTTCATCTCGTCGGTGATCGGCCTGTACGGCGGACCCGGCCAGGTGAACTACGCCGCGTCGAAGGCCGGTCTGGTCGGTATGGCCCGTAGCATCACGCGGGAGCTGGGCAGTCGCAACATCACCGCGAACGTGGTGGCGCCCGGCTTCATCGAGACCGAGATGACCGATGTCTTGCCGGAGTCGCGCAAGGCGGAAATCATCAAAGCCGTCCCGGCCGGTCGGCTCGCCACTCCCGACGAGGTCGCCGCCGCGGTGACCTTCCTGGCGAGCGACAGCGCGGCGTACATCTCGGGCGCCGTGCTCCCCGTCGACGGGGGCCTCGGCATGGGGCACTAG
- a CDS encoding response regulator: MIRVLIADDQAMVRQGFGALLAAQPDLLVVGDAADGAAAVAAARRLDPDVVLMDVRMPVMDGLEATRRLAGGPKVLILTTFDLDDYVYEALRAGASGFLLKDAPAADLVQAVRVVAAGEALLAPSVTRRLIAEFAARPQRDRPRPVALTALTPRETEVLRLIARGRSNQEIAADLVVAEQTVKTHVGRVLTKLALRDRAQAVVFAYETGLVAAGE, translated from the coding sequence ATGATCAGGGTGTTGATCGCGGACGACCAGGCGATGGTCCGGCAGGGATTCGGCGCCCTGCTGGCCGCGCAGCCCGACCTGCTGGTGGTCGGCGACGCGGCGGACGGCGCGGCCGCCGTCGCCGCGGCCCGCCGGCTCGATCCGGACGTCGTGCTGATGGACGTGCGGATGCCGGTGATGGACGGGCTGGAGGCCACCCGCCGGCTGGCCGGCGGTCCCAAGGTGCTCATCCTGACCACCTTCGACCTGGACGACTACGTCTACGAGGCGCTGCGCGCCGGGGCCAGCGGCTTCCTGCTCAAGGACGCCCCGGCCGCCGACCTGGTGCAGGCGGTCCGCGTGGTGGCGGCCGGCGAGGCGCTGCTCGCCCCGTCGGTGACGCGCCGGCTGATCGCCGAGTTCGCCGCCCGTCCGCAGCGCGACCGGCCCCGCCCGGTGGCGCTGACCGCGCTCACCCCGCGCGAGACCGAGGTGCTGCGGTTGATCGCGCGGGGACGGTCCAATCAGGAGATCGCCGCCGATCTGGTGGTCGCCGAGCAGACGGTGAAGACGCACGTCGGGCGGGTGCTGACCAAGCTGGCGCTGCGCGACCGGGCGCAGGCGGTGGTGTTCGCCTACGAGACCGGGCTGGTCGCGGCCGGCGAGTGA
- a CDS encoding DUF58 domain-containing protein yields MSQPVPAPPAEAARSEAVLARLQLLVTRKLDGLLQGDYVGLLPGPGTEAGESREYRPGDDVRRMDWPVTARTTLPHVRRTVADRELETWLAVDLSASLDFGTARWLKRDLVIAAATAVTHLTARGGNRIGAVVGTGSGVPESAQAPGRWRRKAATAAVADAAGPSVVRMPARPGRKEAQGLLRAIARTAIRPGRTDLGALIDMLNRPPRRRGVAVVISDFLAPVESWARPVRKLAVRHDVLAVEVLDPRELELPDVGVLTLADPESGELHEVQTADPRLRQRYAAAASEQRAAIARALRAAGASHLRLRTDTDWLLDMVRFVAAQRHARTRGTTR; encoded by the coding sequence GTGAGCCAGCCCGTGCCGGCGCCGCCGGCGGAGGCGGCACGCTCCGAGGCCGTGCTCGCCCGCCTGCAGCTGCTGGTCACCCGGAAACTGGACGGCCTGCTGCAGGGCGACTACGTCGGCCTGCTGCCCGGCCCGGGCACCGAGGCCGGCGAGTCCCGGGAGTACCGCCCCGGCGACGACGTGCGCCGGATGGACTGGCCGGTCACCGCGCGCACCACGCTGCCGCACGTGCGGCGCACGGTGGCCGACCGCGAGCTGGAGACGTGGCTGGCCGTGGACCTGTCGGCCAGCCTCGACTTCGGCACGGCCAGGTGGCTCAAGCGCGACCTGGTGATCGCCGCGGCCACCGCGGTCACCCACCTCACCGCCCGCGGCGGCAACCGGATCGGCGCGGTGGTCGGCACCGGCTCCGGCGTACCGGAAAGCGCGCAAGCCCCGGGCCGGTGGCGCCGCAAGGCGGCGACGGCGGCCGTGGCGGACGCGGCCGGCCCGTCGGTGGTGCGGATGCCGGCGCGGCCGGGCCGCAAGGAGGCGCAGGGCCTGCTGCGGGCCATCGCGCGCACCGCGATCCGGCCCGGGCGCACCGACCTGGGCGCCCTGATCGACATGCTGAACCGGCCGCCGCGGCGGCGCGGTGTGGCCGTGGTGATCTCCGACTTCCTGGCTCCGGTGGAGAGCTGGGCGCGGCCGGTGCGCAAACTCGCGGTGCGCCACGACGTGCTGGCCGTCGAGGTGCTCGACCCGCGTGAGCTGGAGCTGCCCGACGTGGGGGTGCTGACCCTGGCCGACCCGGAGTCCGGCGAGCTGCACGAGGTGCAGACCGCCGACCCGCGGCTGCGGCAGCGCTACGCGGCCGCGGCGAGCGAGCAGCGCGCCGCGATCGCCCGGGCGTTGCGCGCGGCCGGCGCGTCCCACCTACGGCTGCGCACCGACACCGACTGGCTGCTGGACATGGTCCGCTTCGTGGCCGCCCAACGACACGCACGCACCCGGGGGACCACTCGATGA
- a CDS encoding NUDIX domain-containing protein, producing MTPDRHAHCTFCGARFTPGQAWPRRCAACGETTYRNPAPVAVALQPIGSGLLVVRRGIAPAEGRLALPGGFIELGETWQAAAARELGEETGIKADPDEVRLFDTLSAPDGTLLVFGLFPRLADGSGLPTVPPPDEALGLEVLHGPTELGFSLHTQVANRWFTEIRRAA from the coding sequence GTGACGCCGGACCGGCACGCGCACTGCACGTTCTGCGGGGCGCGGTTCACCCCGGGGCAGGCCTGGCCGCGCCGCTGCGCGGCGTGCGGGGAGACGACGTACCGCAATCCGGCCCCGGTGGCGGTAGCCCTGCAACCGATCGGTTCCGGCCTGCTGGTGGTGCGGCGCGGCATTGCGCCGGCGGAGGGCCGGCTGGCGCTGCCCGGCGGGTTCATCGAGCTGGGCGAGACCTGGCAGGCCGCGGCGGCGCGGGAGCTGGGCGAGGAGACCGGCATCAAGGCCGACCCCGACGAGGTACGCCTTTTCGACACCCTCAGCGCGCCGGACGGCACCCTGCTCGTCTTCGGCCTGTTCCCCCGCCTCGCGGACGGCTCGGGACTGCCGACGGTGCCACCGCCGGACGAGGCGCTCGGGCTCGAGGTGCTCCACGGCCCGACGGAGCTCGGTTTCAGCCTGCACACCCAGGTGGCGAACCGCTGGTTCACCGAGATCCGCCGGGCCGCCTGA
- a CDS encoding NUDIX domain-containing protein, with product MPASEESYLEQSREPVPTGPGEVVAAAWVCVRERRVLVVRAHRSDAFYLPGGKPEPGETHAAAAAREAEEEVGVVLDAGRLRHFRTIEAPAHNRPAGTRVRLVCYLGEPAVADAAPAPANEIAELAWFASADAARCAPAIRLLLDELVRVDLID from the coding sequence GTGCCGGCGAGCGAAGAGTCGTACCTGGAACAGTCGCGGGAGCCGGTCCCCACCGGTCCGGGCGAGGTGGTCGCCGCCGCCTGGGTGTGCGTGCGCGAACGGCGGGTCCTGGTGGTCCGGGCGCACCGCTCCGACGCGTTCTACCTGCCCGGGGGCAAGCCCGAGCCGGGGGAGACGCACGCCGCGGCGGCCGCCCGGGAGGCCGAGGAGGAGGTCGGCGTCGTGCTGGACGCGGGGCGGCTGCGCCATTTCCGTACGATCGAGGCCCCCGCGCACAACCGCCCCGCCGGCACCCGGGTCCGTCTGGTCTGCTATCTCGGCGAGCCCGCCGTCGCGGACGCCGCTCCGGCACCGGCCAACGAGATCGCCGAGCTGGCCTGGTTCGCCTCGGCCGACGCCGCGCGCTGCGCCCCGGCGATCCGCCTGCTCCTCGACGAGCTGGTCCGGGTCGACCTGATCGACTAG
- a CDS encoding HAD-IIA family hydrolase: protein MGRLPDGLLHPSAPPRDATWSRAMKERKAIESWLTDMDGVLVHEGEPVPGAPEFVNRMKASGKPFLILTNNSIYTPRDLQARLARMGFEVDEHSIWTAALATAQFLADQRPGGTAYVIGEAGLTTAMHAAGYVLTEFDPDYVVLGETRTYSFEAITKAIRLINGGARFICTNPDATGPSNEGLLPAAGSVAAMISKATGVKPYFVGKPNPMMMRSALNAIGAHSETTAMIGDRMDTDVLCGLEAGLETILVLTGISSRMESETYPYRPSRIVNSVADLIDEI from the coding sequence CTGGGACGTCTGCCCGACGGACTGCTGCACCCCTCCGCCCCGCCCCGCGACGCGACCTGGAGCCGCGCAATGAAGGAACGCAAAGCGATCGAGAGCTGGCTCACCGACATGGACGGCGTGCTCGTCCACGAGGGTGAGCCGGTGCCCGGCGCACCCGAGTTCGTCAACCGGATGAAGGCGTCCGGCAAGCCGTTCCTGATCCTCACCAACAACTCCATCTACACGCCGCGTGACCTGCAGGCCCGCCTGGCCCGGATGGGCTTCGAGGTGGACGAGCACTCGATCTGGACGGCCGCGCTGGCCACCGCGCAGTTCCTGGCCGACCAGCGTCCGGGCGGCACCGCGTACGTGATCGGTGAGGCCGGCCTGACCACCGCGATGCACGCGGCCGGCTACGTGCTGACCGAGTTCGACCCGGACTACGTGGTGCTCGGCGAGACGCGCACCTACAGCTTCGAGGCGATCACCAAGGCGATCCGGCTGATCAACGGTGGCGCCCGGTTCATCTGCACCAACCCGGACGCGACCGGACCCTCCAACGAGGGGCTGCTCCCGGCGGCCGGCTCGGTGGCCGCGATGATCTCCAAGGCGACCGGGGTGAAGCCGTACTTCGTCGGCAAGCCGAACCCGATGATGATGCGCTCGGCGTTGAACGCGATCGGCGCGCACAGCGAGACCACCGCGATGATCGGCGACCGGATGGACACCGACGTGCTGTGCGGGCTGGAGGCCGGACTGGAGACGATCCTGGTGCTGACCGGGATCAGCAGCCGGATGGAGAGCGAGACGTACCCGTACCGCCCGTCCCGCATCGTCAACTCGGTCGCCGACCTGATCGACGAGATCTGA
- a CDS encoding VWA domain-containing protein — protein sequence MIRFLAPWWLLTLLPVLAVAGAYVWRQLHRRSYAMRFTNVDLLRTLAPRGLGWRRHVSAAAFLLMMAALAFSTARPSVDTEQPLERATVMLAIDVSLSMQADDVAPTRIEAAQEAAKAFVDELPPTYNLGLVSFAKAANVLVAPTKDRAEVLAGIDALSLAEATATGEAVFTSLDAIRSVPADGADGAPPARIVLLSDGYRTSGRSIEDAATAAAGANVPVSTIAFGTDTGVVDIRGQLQRVPVDRLSLQELAERTKGYFYEAASVSELKKVYEDMGSSIGHRTQPREVTQWYAATALLLALIGAATSLLWTSRLP from the coding sequence ATGATCCGTTTCCTGGCTCCGTGGTGGCTGCTCACGCTGCTGCCCGTCCTCGCCGTCGCCGGCGCCTACGTGTGGCGGCAGCTGCACCGGCGGTCGTACGCGATGCGGTTCACCAACGTCGACCTGCTGCGCACCCTGGCCCCCCGGGGCCTGGGCTGGCGGCGGCACGTGTCGGCGGCCGCGTTCCTGCTGATGATGGCGGCTCTGGCGTTCTCCACCGCGCGCCCCTCGGTCGACACCGAGCAGCCGCTGGAACGCGCCACCGTGATGCTCGCCATCGACGTGTCGCTGTCGATGCAGGCCGACGACGTGGCGCCGACCCGGATCGAGGCGGCGCAGGAGGCGGCCAAGGCGTTCGTCGACGAGCTGCCGCCCACCTACAACCTGGGCCTGGTGTCGTTCGCCAAGGCGGCGAACGTACTCGTCGCGCCGACCAAGGACCGGGCCGAGGTGCTGGCCGGGATCGACGCTCTGTCGCTGGCCGAGGCGACCGCGACCGGTGAGGCGGTGTTCACCTCGCTGGACGCGATCCGTTCGGTGCCGGCCGACGGCGCGGACGGCGCGCCACCGGCCCGGATCGTGCTGCTCTCGGACGGGTACCGGACGTCCGGCCGGTCGATCGAGGACGCGGCCACCGCGGCGGCCGGGGCCAACGTGCCGGTCAGCACCATCGCCTTCGGCACCGACACCGGCGTGGTGGACATCCGCGGCCAGCTGCAGCGGGTGCCGGTGGACCGGCTGTCGCTGCAGGAGCTGGCCGAGCGGACGAAGGGCTACTTCTACGAGGCGGCCTCGGTCAGCGAGCTGAAGAAGGTCTACGAGGACATGGGCAGCTCGATCGGGCACCGGACGCAGCCGCGCGAGGTCACCCAGTGGTACGCGGCGACCGCGCTGCTGCTGGCCCTGATCGGCGCCGCGACGAGTCTGCTGTGGACCTCACGGCTGCCGTGA
- a CDS encoding ferrochelatase encodes MVYDAFVLLSFGGPEKPDDVMPFLRNVVRGRGVPDERLAEVYEHYMHFGGVSPINQQCRDLLAAVESDFAAHGIGLPAYWGNRNWHPMLADTVARMRDDGVEHALGFATSAYGGYSSCRQYWEDIAAARQHVGPRAPRISKLRQFHDHPGFVEPHADAVRTALATLDPARRGTTRLVFTAHSIPLSMARTAGPTGGRYTAQLEETARLVRAAAAADDLGYDLVWQSRSGPPQIPWLEPDINDHLEVLAEKGVTDVVLSPIGFVSDHLEVIWDLDNEARDTAARLGLGFARAATPGVHPRFVAMVRELVEERLGDQPHTGLGTLPTWDVCPTDCCTPPPRPATRPGAAQ; translated from the coding sequence GTGGTTTACGACGCCTTCGTCCTGCTCTCCTTCGGCGGGCCAGAGAAGCCTGATGACGTGATGCCGTTCCTGCGCAACGTGGTGCGCGGGCGCGGCGTGCCGGACGAGCGCCTCGCCGAGGTGTACGAGCACTACATGCACTTCGGCGGGGTCTCCCCGATCAACCAGCAGTGCCGCGATCTGCTGGCCGCGGTGGAGTCCGACTTCGCCGCGCACGGCATCGGGTTGCCGGCGTACTGGGGCAACCGCAACTGGCACCCGATGCTGGCCGACACCGTGGCGCGGATGCGCGACGACGGTGTCGAGCACGCGCTCGGCTTCGCCACCAGCGCGTACGGCGGCTACTCCTCCTGCCGGCAGTACTGGGAGGACATCGCCGCCGCGCGCCAGCACGTCGGCCCCCGGGCGCCGCGGATCAGCAAGCTGCGGCAGTTCCACGACCACCCGGGCTTCGTGGAGCCGCACGCCGACGCGGTGCGTACCGCGCTGGCCACCCTGGACCCGGCCCGCCGGGGCACCACCCGGCTGGTCTTCACCGCGCACTCCATCCCGCTGAGCATGGCCCGCACCGCGGGCCCGACCGGCGGCCGCTACACCGCCCAGCTGGAGGAGACCGCCCGGCTGGTCCGGGCCGCCGCGGCGGCCGACGACCTGGGGTACGACCTGGTCTGGCAGAGCCGCTCCGGCCCGCCGCAGATCCCGTGGCTGGAGCCGGACATCAACGACCACCTGGAGGTGCTCGCCGAGAAGGGGGTCACCGACGTGGTGCTCAGTCCGATCGGTTTCGTCTCCGACCACCTCGAGGTGATCTGGGACCTGGACAACGAGGCCAGGGACACCGCCGCCCGGCTCGGTCTCGGGTTCGCCCGGGCCGCCACGCCCGGCGTCCACCCGCGCTTCGTCGCCATGGTGCGCGAGCTCGTCGAGGAGCGGCTGGGTGATCAACCGCACACCGGGCTGGGTACGCTCCCGACCTGGGACGTCTGCCCGACGGACTGCTGCACCCCTCCGCCCCGCCCCGCGACGCGACCTGGAGCCGCGCAATGA
- a CDS encoding sensor histidine kinase: protein MGPLTYLTFKRETPRPRLRRRLPVYAVPLLFFGLVAIGMATGAYLMDERGVVPALAVLIAAGSVLPVLVAARRPVLAWRMAYPMLFIGVLFHSPREPWPWNTAQILGTLVVLGRLAATQESPVTLWATGLGLVPLFLFARPENSWGAAVLVIAVAALGNILTRRRRTRELLAAQTELNELNELERSRRAVLEERTRIAREMHDVVAHHMSMIAVQAETAPYRLAGLDERTGQELSAIAGAAREALADMRRLLGVLRSESQAAEREPQPGYPQIAELVSTARRAGLPVTGQLPELDGIGEAAGLAAYRIAQEALANAARHAPGGPVRLVARADGDRLELCVHNALTGTPEPGRRPGHGLIGMRERVALLGGELTAGPDGAGGYQVLARIPRQPEA, encoded by the coding sequence ATGGGGCCGTTGACTTACCTAACGTTCAAAAGGGAGACACCCAGGCCACGACTGCGGCGCCGGCTGCCGGTCTATGCCGTGCCGCTGCTGTTCTTCGGGCTCGTCGCGATCGGGATGGCCACCGGGGCGTACCTGATGGACGAGCGCGGAGTGGTCCCGGCCCTGGCCGTCCTCATCGCGGCCGGCTCGGTCCTGCCGGTGCTCGTCGCCGCGCGCCGTCCGGTGCTGGCCTGGCGGATGGCGTACCCGATGCTGTTCATCGGGGTGCTGTTCCACAGCCCGCGGGAGCCCTGGCCGTGGAACACCGCGCAGATCCTGGGCACCCTGGTCGTCCTGGGCCGGCTCGCCGCGACCCAGGAGTCCCCGGTCACGCTCTGGGCCACCGGCCTCGGCCTGGTCCCGCTGTTCCTCTTCGCCCGGCCGGAGAACTCCTGGGGCGCGGCCGTCCTGGTGATCGCGGTCGCGGCGCTCGGCAACATCCTGACGCGCCGCCGCCGCACCCGGGAGTTGCTCGCCGCACAGACCGAGCTCAACGAGTTGAACGAGCTGGAGCGCTCCCGCCGGGCGGTGCTGGAGGAACGCACCCGGATCGCCCGGGAGATGCACGACGTGGTGGCGCACCACATGTCGATGATCGCGGTGCAGGCGGAGACCGCGCCGTACCGCCTGGCCGGGCTGGACGAGCGGACCGGACAGGAGCTGTCCGCGATCGCCGGCGCCGCCCGGGAGGCGCTGGCCGACATGCGCCGGCTGCTCGGCGTGCTGCGCTCGGAGAGCCAGGCGGCCGAGCGCGAGCCGCAGCCGGGCTACCCGCAGATCGCCGAGCTGGTGAGCACGGCGCGCCGGGCCGGGCTGCCGGTCACCGGGCAGCTGCCGGAACTCGACGGCATCGGCGAGGCGGCCGGGCTGGCGGCGTACCGGATCGCGCAGGAGGCCCTGGCCAACGCGGCCCGGCACGCGCCCGGCGGCCCGGTGCGGCTGGTCGCCCGCGCCGACGGCGACCGCCTGGAACTGTGCGTGCACAACGCGCTGACCGGCACGCCGGAGCCGGGCCGCAGGCCGGGGCACGGCTTGATCGGGATGCGTGAGAGGGTGGCCCTGCTCGGCGGCGAGCTGACCGCGGGACCGGACGGCGCCGGCGGCTACCAGGTGCTGGCCCGGATCCCGCGACAGCCGGAGGCGTGA
- the fabI gene encoding enoyl-ACP reductase FabI — protein sequence MSGLLAGKRLLVTGVITDASIAFSVAKLAQENGAQVVLTGFGRLSLVERIAKRLPEAAPVIELDVTNQEHLDALADRVREHVDGLDGVVHSIGFAPQSCLGGGFLDAPWADVATALQVSTYSYKSLATAALPLMGAGGSVVGLTFDATKAWPVYDWMGVAKAGLESANRYLALHLGKRGIRSNLVSAGPLRTMAAKSIPGFQQFEDAWSERAPLGWDLNDQEPAARAVCALLSDWFPATTGEMVHVDGGYHALGA from the coding sequence TTGTCTGGACTGCTGGCCGGAAAACGGCTGCTGGTCACCGGTGTGATCACCGACGCCTCGATCGCCTTCTCGGTGGCGAAGCTGGCCCAGGAGAACGGCGCTCAGGTCGTGCTCACCGGCTTCGGCCGGCTGTCGCTGGTGGAGCGGATCGCCAAGCGGCTGCCGGAGGCCGCCCCGGTCATCGAGCTGGACGTGACGAATCAGGAACACCTGGACGCCCTGGCCGACCGGGTGCGTGAGCACGTCGACGGGCTGGACGGTGTGGTCCACTCGATCGGCTTCGCCCCGCAGAGCTGCCTCGGCGGCGGGTTCCTGGACGCGCCGTGGGCGGACGTCGCGACGGCGCTGCAGGTGTCGACGTATTCCTACAAGTCGCTCGCGACGGCGGCGCTGCCGCTGATGGGCGCCGGCGGGTCGGTCGTCGGGCTCACCTTCGACGCGACCAAGGCGTGGCCGGTCTACGACTGGATGGGCGTGGCCAAGGCCGGGCTGGAGTCGGCCAACCGCTACCTCGCGCTGCACCTGGGCAAGCGCGGCATCCGCAGCAACCTGGTCTCGGCCGGGCCGCTGCGCACCATGGCCGCCAAGTCGATCCCGGGCTTCCAGCAGTTCGAGGACGCCTGGTCGGAGCGCGCGCCGCTGGGCTGGGACCTCAACGACCAGGAGCCGGCCGCCCGCGCGGTCTGCGCCCTGCTGTCCGACTGGTTCCCGGCCACGACCGGCGAGATGGTGCACGTGGACGGCGGCTACCACGCGCTGGGAGCCTGA